In Pagrus major chromosome 23, Pma_NU_1.0, the genomic window AGGCCATCCCTTCTTCAAACAGGTGTGTAAGAGGTTAATCTGAACATTTTCACTattgctgttttattattatctctTTACATCTGGTGCAACAAACTATTTCCTGAGCTCAGTAGCTAAAAATAAATTCCTGTAACTCTGGTTGAAAGTGAACGCTGTGGTATGACAGCACAGGGAGGGCGTTTTTCCGAGTTCAAAAGTACATGTACACTTAATGATTCAGAAAATCCAACTAAATGGATAGATTGTAGCtactgcaattaaaaaaaacaacaaaaaaacacacacacaaaaaacactttcataGATGTTTCCACTGGTTTTACTTTGAATATGAAATTAGGGTGGCAATAGAAGGACTTATTTTATTATGTATGATGTGAAGAATACATTAAGTGTTATCTAAGACTGTCCTCCAAATGTTCTTTTTTCCATCCTCTCAGATCAAAAGGCGGCCCTCAGAGGCACTGCCTGAGCTATTACGGCCCGTGTCACCTATCACCAGCTATGAGAGCTCCCAGCTGCAGGGCTCTCCCTCTGGACTGGCTAGTCTGGAGTCGGGTTTCAGCCACCTGGAGGTGGACGATTGGGACTTCTGACAGTGGAGGACTTGGTGGGGAGACACTTGTAGGATCCTGACAGGAATCTCTCTGAGCAAACAGGACGAGATCTGTTTTTGTAATGGCCCTGATGTAAATAATTCAAATGTCAACCTAAAAGGAGTTGCTGTTCTCAGACAGAGGTTAAAAGCCAGCAGCCATCTTGCCTCTTTTTGCTGTCTCTCGCACGCTTTGGTTCTCTAGATACGCACAGACATTGCACTGACAgcctctctctaacacacacacctctctgttTACAGATTATACAGATTATAGTCACACATGGAGCCAAAACACAACTGGACTCCTCTATTCCTCATGCTGAGGTTTCAGAGGCAGGTCTAGGATCTACCTGTAGCCTAAACCTAAAGATTCACATCAGATGAATCAGTGGGAAGCTGCTACTAAATATTCAGAGGGGGCACTCTACCTCTTGTCTGAACATGCCCGCATGATGCGACCCATCTGCTCAGTGAGACCACCATAAGGGTGCACACCGGTCCTCACACAGCTCTCTCTACACCAGATGGAAGGCTTCGACTTTGTCGTCATTGTTTTTGAGGATCAACTAAATGAACAGCATGTATACGCATTTCTTAGCTCTCTGCCTGCGTTACAGTGTAAACTACATCTCATGCTTTACGCATCACTTTTGTTGCACAGAGGTCTAGCATAACATCTGTTAGGTTTAACCTTCAAAGCATAGAAGTTTGTATTTTCTTGAACTTACTCTGGGTGTGATGTTACTTATGTCAAACGTGAATGTTACATTGgtgcttgttttgtctgcttGTACATTTGAAAGTGAGGGCAAAACAAAGTGTTGCAAATGTCAAACTTGAGTTTTAACAATAAACATTGTTCACTTTGATGTTTTAACTTGATGATACCACACAGTGAGGCAGTTGACCatctaaaaaaatgttttttattccaaatgtacacagacaaacacataagGGGAGGGCTGAAAAGGTTGAGATGTTGCTAATCTTCCTCATCTGATGGCGGCTGGTCTGTTGCAGCTGCCCGTTTCTCCATCTTGGCCATCAGCTCTGGAATAAAGAAAACGTGATTGAAGGGAATCATTAAGCTGCATTCATCACAAAGATGTCTAAGAATTAGTTGATTCCAACTTCTTATGACAGAACCTGCTTACCTTTAGCAGGGTTGAAGACACCGTTGGTCTGAGTGTTGCACACATAGCAGCGCTTGGACTTGCGGTAATGCTGAAGCGCACAGGCCTCACAAAAATAGTGCCGGCACCTGAGAGACATTTGACTGGTTATTAAATAGCAACTGGTAAAAACTGAGGCGCAGAGGAAAAGAAGCTTACTTTGTAATGATGGGATTCTTGAAGGACTCCCTGCAGATGAAGCACTTAAAGGGCAAATCCTCGTCATCACTGCTCACCTCGTAGTTCTCATCATCTAGAGGAAAGCATCGTATTGTTCAGGAAATGCTAATGCAGGCACACAAAGTTGACATgaactcctcttcctcctcaacTCACCATTGGCTCCATATCTGCCCTCTTCCAGTTCCCTCTCAATCTgccagccatgtttgtagtcTGATCTGTCGTGAAGGAACTTGCAGCTGTCTAATAGCAGGAGAGAATAACATGAGAGACACTAAAGTGAACACTCTAGatgttaaaacagttttagtcATTCAACTGATGACTGATTGTTTAAGGGCACAAATATCATACCAACCTCCAAAACCACAGAAACCAGTCTCCTTATAGTCTTTGCAGATGTCTGGCTGGTAGTCCCACCTGACTGTGGCTCTGAGGTGTTCGGGGGCCCGGATTGGTCCTTTTCTGTTAAGTGGGTCAAAGAAAAGATGATATGCAGCAACAATAATTGATTACATATTAGCATTCACAGGTGGAGAGTGTCTCGCCTTAGTACTTACCTGACCATGCCAGAGGAGGCATTGCCCATGGTGGTATCTTTCGGCTTGATGAACTTTTGGTAGTTGTTGATACCGCGGTAGATTTTATCGTCCTCTTTTCCCTCCAGTTCCTGTTGAAGGAGAAAAAGGCCTCAAATTGATTTGGCAGAAAAACTGGGTGCATAATTTAACTTCACTTTTCCTCAAAAATCAAATTGCAATTTTATATTTCAGGTATGACTTGGTGCTGTTATATTTCGATATGCATACTAGTATGTCAATACTTCACATTTAACTAAAACATATCAAAATGAAAGGAGAAAGACTTAATGAATGTATACAAAATTGTAGCTTTTTTGCAGAAATGGGACAAAAACATCACTTAGTCTCCTACCTCTAGGACTTTCTGACTCCTCTCAAAGATAGCCTGAGCGTCCTTGTCCCTCTCTGTGTCCAGCTCATATGTTGCAGTTGCACCCATGTCCTCTGGTCCCTCGGGTTTCTTTTTTTGGGCAAGATAGAAAGATTAGGTGAAAGCGAGAAGGACTTTTTCTAGTACTTCCATCAAGCCAAGAGATTGTGGCTTTACAAAAACACGACAGGGGATTAAAAACGCTGCACTTTATGGTCCTGCCAATCTtacaaaatacaatatgaatgaAAAGTCTCAACTTACCGCTGATCGTGTGGACTTGTAGGCAACAGTGATCTTCTTGTCTTCTTTTTCACCTTCACTTTCACTGGAAGATACAGCGTCTCTCTCCACCTTTTTACTCTGAACAGGGACAAAACCAGGGGTCAGGCTTTTACCTCGCTTTTTAACTCAAGATGGATTTGGACagctgttattattgttgtttttactgtacCCTTTGAATCATGGGGTTGACTTTGGAGTCTTTCTTTGCTCTTCTGACCACAGAGCTCTGGTCCTCATCACTGTTGCCATCTGGAAACATAGTCAGTGATGAAGTCTGAATGTGGTGAAAGCACTCACAGCTCGCTACTATTCAAGCCCTCGGGTGGTGGTGACAGCTGACATTAGATCAGCCACTCTCAGTATTATTGAGCTGTTAAAGGAACATCTGAAAAAATGTACGCTGCATAAACATGTCAAGTCCGAGGGAGCACGAACGCAGCACAGATGAGGTAACCATTTTTaccagtgaaaaacattttcacaacacaaCCACAATTTAACTATAGTTATCATCTGTGTGTCGTTCGTAACACGTCTGGCTGCATCAGTTAGTTAAATGCCATTATTAAAGACAGATATACGAGAACAAACAAATACGTGCCAGTGACGTGAACTGTAAGCTAATTTGTGTTTGCCATTTCAGGACCGTCATCACGAAAAGCAACAGAAACATTAGTTAAACGAGTCATTTCTACCTTTGTCGCTGTCGCTTGCTTGTCTCTTTCGTCCAGCGAACTTCTTGGTCGATTTTTTGAACAGAAAAGTGCAAGGTCCCGGTCTCGGCTCCTCAGAGTCCGCCATCTTCCCTGTAGTATATCAATAAATAGCCGCTCTCCCCACAGCGCCCCCTACCGTCTCGGATATTCGTCAATACGAGCTCGCCTCCTGCTGGTCCAAAGGAAAATGACCAACCCTGCTGTCCTTAATAACATTATTctaaaaccaaaacatgtttcaaatgttaaaacattaaatgaataaatacatgtgtttttttcgGCACATGATGCCTTCATGTCTCACGGAAATATGGCAATTATATAAGTTGTCCATAATAGACTTAGCTATAGTGTCCATAAATGTGTACTGCTTAAGGAAAAATATAGATAAGTGGAAATAAATAGGGAGGTGCTCTTGAAATGCAAAGGGGGAGAATACCGAAATAATTAcgtaaatatatacataaattaacattgattttaaaaaaaaatgggccatttatatatttctgtctttattaaaaatgtccacATCAATTggaaaaaaagtcttaaattggtaactttatttgttgttcttGGTTTTTGAATATGATATTTccataaaagacaaaacaccaGTTCTGTCAATATAAGGAGACAAAACATGCATGCTGAAAAGCATTTTATATTGACATCTTTAAAGCTATTTAGTAtgaatctataaaaaaaaaatacacaaagtactcaaaatgagttagggatattgggatattttagtgtttcacttgactATTTATTCTTGACGTATCTgaatttttgtgtgttttgtggttatttttggtctccaaaaataatgcaacacatttcatttgacttttattgcatatatgcgccaatatccctaactcattttgagtagtgtacgTGAAGGCATCATTTCCACTAGTCTCTCAGCTGTGCCAAAAGCATGACGTATGCTGAACAAAAGCGGAAATAAATGTGGAAATAAAAGTATCATTATTCGACAATTATCACAAATGCATTTAAATCAAAGTCATTTTACTCTGAAACTCCTAACCGGAAGCCGCACATTCAATCATCTCTAACTCGACGCTGCTCGCCGctttcctgtcctcctcctccagcagaagCATCCTCGGCTCCCCGCAGAGGACAGCGGGTGTTTGTAGGACacaggaggggagggaggggtccTGGCCTGGGCACGGATCCCGAAGAGGCCCCGGGGCCGCGGCTGGATGGAGTCGGGCTGCATTCAGACAGCAATGGCTATGGGTCTGACATCGAAAAAGGCGTCTGCTCGGAGCGTCGGCGTGGAGCGAAAAAACCTCATCACGGTTTGCAGGTATACATCACGACACCGTCGACAGGCTGTATATTATCTGCAAGTGCCAGTCCCTGCATGCTGCTCTGCACGTTTCCCATAAGATGACCACAATGGAGGATATTTATTTAACAAGCTCGTCCTTGTGCTGATTCCTGCGGGTGAAACAATGGCAGCaggatgaaaaataaatagactATAATGCAGAATGATGCACACATTTCTAGAAATGTGAGCGATGAAGAGGAGGCAGGTGCGTTTTCACCTTCACGTACCCCTGCCATCACACCCGCTtgtgtagaaaaaaaatatctagGCCTAATATTCCTCTCATAATATTCCAAAATATTGAACCTTTTCATTTCCTGGATGCACTTTGCTGTAACCTTTTTAAAGATCATATCTTTGTTGTGACATTTATGTTAACTCTCCCATATTTTAACAGGTTGAGACACCTGCTTGATTCCTGTCTGTGCTGATAAATGCACCTTCTAAGGATA contains:
- the rnf113a gene encoding E3 ubiquitin-protein ligase RNF113A produces the protein MADSEEPRPGPCTFLFKKSTKKFAGRKRQASDSDKDGNSDEDQSSVVRRAKKDSKVNPMIQRSKKVERDAVSSSESEGEKEDKKITVAYKSTRSAKPEGPEDMGATATYELDTERDKDAQAIFERSQKVLEELEGKEDDKIYRGINNYQKFIKPKDTTMGNASSGMVRKGPIRAPEHLRATVRWDYQPDICKDYKETGFCGFGDSCKFLHDRSDYKHGWQIERELEEGRYGANDDENYEVSSDDEDLPFKCFICRESFKNPIITKCRHYFCEACALQHYRKSKRCYVCNTQTNGVFNPAKELMAKMEKRAAATDQPPSDEED